The Paramicrobacterium fandaimingii DNA segment TCCCAGGCCTTGAAGTCGAAGTCACGAACGACGAGGCCTTCCTTACCCGACTCTTCGGCCGCAGCAGCCGACATGTCGCGAGCCGTGTCGAACGTCCACTCACCGGAGTCGACGAGGTCTGCCGGGTTCGGCTGCCCCGCCGCCTCAAGCTGGTCCGTATTCACGAACATCGCGAACGGACTGTTCGAGAACGGGTACGCGTAGAGCCCGTCGTCTTTTTGCCACAGTTCGAGAGACGAGTCCATCAGGTCGTCGTAGTTATAGCCGTCCGTGTCTTTCAGCGTTGGCGCGATGTCGGTGAGAGCGCCGCTTTCAACAAACTCCGGGGCATACGATTCGAGAATCCAGGCCAGGTCAGGGGCGTTGTCGCCCGCGAGCTGTGTGGTGAGCGTCGTCGTGTAATCCTCAAACGGGATCGGTTCGAATTTCACTGACGACACGAGGTCTGGGTTCTCGTCGACGTAGGCATCGGCGATCTCTTGGAAGAGCGCCAACTGCGCTTCATCTGCTGTCCAAACCGTCATGCGCAGATCGACAGGTCCATCTGCCGATTCAGCATCGGTGCCAGAACCACTGCATCCCGACAGGGCTAGCGCAGTGGCGGCGATGCCAGCGCTGACCGCGAGGGGAACGCGCCGTCGGCGCGAGCGCGGGTTGCTCATGATCTCTCCTTCTCTTGGTGTGCTGCGTAAATGGGGGCTTCAGTAGGCGAAAGTGCGGCCTTCGGGCCAGTGCCGCTCGACGCCGGCAGCGTCAAGTTCGGCCTGGTAGTCACTCAGGCGCGTCACATCGGCGTGCACGACGTGCGGTGTGGTCTTCTGATCGAGGCAGTACGCGGCAAGATGCCCCGCGGCCTCGCCAATGTTCCACTCCACCGGGTGCAGGCGATAGCAGCCGTTCGTGATGTGAGTGGTGCCGATGTTCTTGTTCGCGGCGAGGAGGTTCGTCGTGCGCTGAGGAATGAGTGCGCCGAGGGGAATCTCAAAGGGGGTGGATGCCACGTCGATGTACGTGTCACCACCCGTCGACGGGTGCAGGTCAACGCGATACATGCCGACTCCCACCGAATCGGCATAGCGGGTGGCACCGGCGTCGCCGCGCACCGCGTACGACACATCGTTCTCTGTGATCGTCGTCAGTGCGCGGATGCGTCGGGACTCGCGGTGGTACGGCGCCTGTGCCAGGCCATCGCTCGACCCCATGACGTCGGGGCGCAGCCGCAGCCCGGGGAAGCCCGTTCCGCCGTCAGCCCGCGGGGCCTCCGTCTGCATCCAATAGAGCATCGAGAGGCTCAGCTGCCGCGCCTTGGCATAGTGCTCGAGCTCCACATCGCGCGAGGCGTCGAGCACAGGAGCGAGGAAGTAGTCGATGCTTGGCCAGTTCACCAGGCAGATGTCACTGTCGTAGAACCCCGGTTCGAACAGGTCACGAGCGGCAATGCGACGGAAATACCAGAGGTTCTTGTCACCGGCGTTGCGCGACTGATCGGCATCGACGGCAAGCGCGTCGTCCCCCGGGTTCGGCTCGAACGCACGCGTGTCGATCTCGAGTGTGCGCGGGTTCGGCGCTGTCCACGACAGCATCCGGTTCCCCTGCCATGCCGCGGGCGTGTATTCGCGCCAGAAATCGTAGTTCTCGGGACGCTCGATCGTGTTGTCGCCGTCGACGTGCTCAACGGCAAAGCAAACGCTGAGCGCTTGTACGTTGTCGGGCTGCGCCTGCTCGGGGGCACTGGGCTCACCTGTGTCAGTGCGGGATTCGAACCCCGTGACGTACGCCGTTCCGGTGAGCGGAAGCAGCTCCCCCGTCTCGGTCGCATCGATTACGTAATCGGCGTGCACTGTGATGCTCGGCTCGCCAGTCTCGGAGTCGAGCGTGACGGAGGTCACGGCGTCACCGTCAGTCGTCGCACCGACAGGGCGCATCCGCTCGAGCAGTCGGACGCTGCCGTTCGAGCGATACGGGGCGAGCATCTCTTCGAGCACGCCGACGGCGATCTTCGGTTCGTGGCAGAGCTTCGACACCCACCCGGCGCCGGGATTCAGCTCGCCCTTGGCCCGGGCACCGTCGGTCAGAGGGTAACGACGACGATAGACATCTCGGATGCCGTCGCGCAGCGCTCGGTAGCGCGCGGTGACGCCGAACGATTCAACCCACGGATGCTCGTCTGGTGGAACGGCCTGGGATGTGAGTTGCCCTCCGATCCACGGGAACTCTTCGGTCAGCACCACCCGCGCACCTCGGTCGGCAGCGGCGAGCGCGGCGGCTACGCCGCCCAGCCCAGCGCCGACGATGAGAACTTCGGTAGAGATGTCACGCGTTGTCACGAATTGTTCCTTCTGGTGTGTTGGCGGTCGCGGGGGCGGCGGCAAGCGTCTCGCCGTCGAGATCGGGGCAGTCGAGCATCTGGTGGAAGTCGGCATCGTCGAGAACCGGAGGGTTCGGCATTCTGCCTTCGGGCGATCGCGTCTCTGACGATTCCTGGTCAACGATGCGCGAGAGCAGCACGAGGGCACGCGCCCCCATCTCCTCTCGGGGAACGACGAACCCCGACCAGGCGCGTCGACTGCGGTGCTGAAGCTGGTTCGGCTGGCCGAGCAGCAGAAGCGACATGGTGTGCGGCACGCTCATACCGCGTGCTTCGAGTGCGTCGGCGAGAGCATCCGAATCGATCTCGGGAGCGATCAGCATGGCGGTCAGTCGCCGCTCGGCGATTTCTTCCGCGCCTGCCGTGATATCGTGCACGTCGACATACCGCAGGGGAAGGCCGCGCGAGCGCATGGCGCTGCGGTACCCCTCGAGTCGATCGAGCGTTGGCTGGTCCGAGCTCTGCTGGCCTGCGTAGCCGATGCGGGTGTGGCCAAGCTCGGCGAGCCGCTCAACCTGACGCATGGTCGCCGCGACGTAGTCGGCACCAACGTAGGGAAGACGTCGTCCTTCGCTCTCGCGTTTGCCGATGAAGACGAACGGGTAGCTGGTGTCGAGGAGGTGCTCGAGCTCGCCACGGTCTTCCTGCTGACCGAGCAGAAGGCAGCCGTCTGCGGCTCCGAGGCGCTGCCAGCCGTCGCGCGACAGACGCCGCCTGCCGTCGACGACGCGCGCCGAAGTGAAGAGCAGCATGTCGACACCGAGTTTTTCTGCCGCGTGCTCGATGCCGACGAGGAATGCTCCGTAGAAGTCCTGGCCGCCCCGCGGGAATGTCGTCTCATACGTGAAGACGCCGAGAATCTGATTGCGCCCTCCGGCGAGACGCTGCGCGATGGGGTTTGCCGCATACCCAGTAATACGTATTGCCTCGAGAACTCGGCTCCGCGTCTCGTCTGAGATGCGCACGCCCGCCGGGAGATTGTCGTTGAGTACGAAACTCACCGTCGACTGGCTGACCCCCGCCATTGCGGCGACGTCGGATTGGGTGAACCGGTGGCGCGGCATCGATCCTCCTTGATCGGTTCTTCGGCTGTCAGTGCCTCTGAATCATGTCGGGAAGTCCGCGTCGAGGTCAAGATGATAATGCGCATTATTAGTGAATGCTGCCGCCGCGGCATCCAGCCACGGTGAGCCCGGCCTTCCCGGCAGGCCATGCTCGAATCAGCACCAACCGCAGCACTCGCCGCAATGGCACCGCGCGAAGTCGAGCCCACGCGCCTCGCCACAACGGATGCTCACGGGCACGCGGCCGACGATGACGCAAGCACGGGTGCCGCGAGCGAGCTCCCGGTGACGGGCGCTGACATCGCCGGTCCGCTCCGTGCTGCTGAATCGTCTCTGCTGCTCGGAGCGGAACTCATCGAGATACGCCGCTACGTGCGCACGCGCGGCTGACGCGCGAAAGCGGACAGCTCCTGACCCATTTCGCTCATACCGTTGACGCGACACGGCAGGTCGCCGTGACACAGAACGGAGTGCACGCATGGAATTAACCGCAACGCGCATCATCACGGACGACGTCCAGCGCCTCGTCGAATTCTACGAACGCATCACCGGCATTCGGGCAATCTGGCTCCACGAGTTGTTTGCCGAGCTGCGCACCGATTCGGGAACCCTTGCGTTTGCCAGCTCGGCCACGGTGCAGTTTCTCGGCGACGGTTCGGCCGAAGCCGGAGCGAACCGCTCGGTGATTCTCGACATTCGCGTTGACGATGTCGACGCGAGCTACCTCACGTTGCGCGATGTGGTCGACGTGTTCGTGAATGAACCGACGACAATGCCGTGGGGCAACCGCTCACTGCTCTTCCGCGACCCAGACGGCAACCTCGTCAACGTCTTCACACCGCCAGCCCACTGACAGAGCAGATCGCCCGTGCCGGAACGAGGATGCAGCGCCGAGCAGAGGATGCTTTCGGCGATTTCGTCCTTGCTTCGGCACTCTGTCCTTATCTCGGCAGGCTGTGACGCTGACCCAGGCCCCGCAAAGCGGCTTCCGGGCGCAGCAGCGCAGGAGACGAACTCCGAGCGACGTACCTTCTCGGCACGTTGGAGCCGGCCGGCATCCTGCTACCGCACGACGGGAATCGGGCGCGTCGTCAGATCGTCATTCTTGAAACCGATGATGAACACGGATGCCGCGAGCGAGACCGCGTAGAACGCGAACATGCCGAAGCCCATGCTGAAGCCATTGTCGGTTCCCGCTAGCCCCAAGAGCGGCGCCGACACGGCAGCACCGATGGTGCCGGCCGTGCCGATCATTGCTGCGGCGAGACCCGCCCGAGGCGCATGGTCCCAGAGCCCCATCGCCTGGTTGTTCGGAATGACCAGCTGCTGAAATCCAATGCAGAGCCACGCGAAGATGGTGACGCCGACAAGCCCGAGCGATCCGGCGCTCACCATGATCAGCGTGGCCGACGTCAGCGCGCCCACCAGCCCGATGATCTGCACCTTGTGCGGCATGAAGCGCCGCAGCAGCAGCGGGCTGAGCGGGTTCATGAACAGCATCACGACGGCGCCCACCGCAAGAATCACGCCGTACACCTGCTCGGAGACGCCGTACCAGTCTTGAGCGACGAAGCTCAGCCCCGAGATATAGCAGAAGCTCGCGGCCATCATCGCCATCTGCGAGAGGGCGGCGCCGACGAACATGCGGTCAGAGAAGAGAGCGGCGGCACCGGCGAACACGCGCGACTCGCGTAGCGGCACGCGCTCCGGCCGTGTTTCGGGCAGAAACAGCAGCCCGAGCACCACGAGCACCGCCGACATCACACCCTGTGCAATGAAAATGCCGTGCCAGTCGGTGCCAAGCAGAATGAGCGAGCCGATCAGGGGCGCGACGATGGGCGCGCTCATCGACACCATCATGATCATCGAATAGCGAACGGATGCTGCGCGGCCATGCGAGATGTCGCGCACGATCGCCATGGCGATGCTCGGCGCGGCTGCCGATCCCACGCCCTGCAGGGTACGGAAGATGATGAGCAGAATCACGTTGCCGGCGAAGGCCGACGCGACAGAGAAGAGCACGTGCACAGACAGCCCGATGATCAGCGGCATGCGTCGCCCTCGGGCATCCGACAGCAGCCCAAACAGAAGCGATCCGACGCCCATGCCGAGCAACGACCCAGTCAGCGTGAGCTGAATCGTCGCCTCGTTTGTACCGAACTCGCGCGTGATCTCGGGCAGCGCCGGCAGGTACATGTCGACGGTCATTGGGCCGAGCGCCGCCATCACACCGAGCAGCACGATGAGCCCACGTTGCCGCTTGGGGCTCTCCGCAGCCTCGCTGCCTGTGCGGCGCGCGTTCATGCTCTCCTCGCGAGATGGTGGCGAATGTCATCGCGCCGCGGCGCGACCCCAGATTCCGGATGCCGGTTCCCGCCGCCCCGCGCACAACACGCCCAGCCTAGCGCCGCGGCCTCCGCGCGCTAGAACGGCACCGATTTCTCGTCTACGGCCGCTGACCCTGGTTGCGGAGCTCCGCCTGCACCTCCCTGTGGTGCTTTCGCAGTGCCGAGAGTACGCCGGCGCGGATGATCGCCCACATAACGAACACCCAAATGATGAACGCGAGGATGTACGCGCACACTGACGCGATGAGCATCAACGTTGCCTGATCTGTCATGTCCATGCCGCCACAGTACCGAGCGATGTTCCTGCAGAGCTTTCACCGCCGCAACCAAACGAGACCCACCGCATAACTTAGGCGCAGTAGAAACGAACAGTTCGACGAAATGGGATAGCGACGCAGACGTGCGACGCATGGACAGCCTCGTCGCCTGGGCGACGCTCTTTACTGCTTATCCGCCGCTCGAGGAGGCGGGGAGCGACGATCGACGTACGCGTCCCTCAATCTGATTGTCGTCAGCGATCATGCTCGCCCAGCTACTCCACGTCGAGGTCTGTCTCCACGAGCGCAACGAGCTCGTCCAGCGCCGCGTCTGCGCCGTCGCCCTCGGCCTTCAGTGTGACGACGGTGCCGCGCGGCGCGCCCAGCCCCATGAGCGAGAGGACGCTGCCGGCGTTGAGGTCATCCCCGTCTGCGACCGAGATCGTTACCGGGAGGCCGGTCTTCTGAACGGCCTGCACGAAGAGCTTCGCTGGGCGGGCGTGAAGCCCCGAGGCGCTGGCGACAGTGGCCTGTCGTTCCGACATGTGTTTCTCCATTCGTTGCAGCGAGGTGCAGCAGGGTCAGGCAAGAGCTGCGTCGGCATCGAGAGGCGCTTCGGCTGGTGCCGATTTGCGCACCCATTTCTTCAGCGCGATCAGCACAAGTGCCGCGACGACGGTGCCGGCGACAATCGCGAGGGTGAATCCCCAGAAGGGATGGATGGCGAAGAAGACGAACACGCCGCCGTGCGGAGCGAGGGACTGCACACCGAGGGCCATGCTGAGCCCTCCGGTGACGGCCCCGCCCAGCATTGACGCGGGAATGACACGGAACGGGTCGGCTGCGGCGAACGGAATCGCGCCCTCGCTGATGAACGACGCTCCGAGCAGCCACGCCGCCGTGCCGTTCTCACGCTCCACGGTCGAGAACGACTTTCGCGAGAGCACGGTTGACGCCAGTGCCATCGCCAGCGGAGGAACGATTCCTGCCGCCATCACCGCGCCCATGATCAGGTACGGCGCAAAGTTCGATGTCGACGCCGCAGCGAGCCCGGTTGTGGCGAAGACGTAGGCCGCCTTGTTGACCGGTCCGCCGAGGTCGAAGCACATCATGAGGCCGAGAACGACACCGAGAACCACAGCTCCCGCTCCGCTCTGCGACAGCCCTGTGAGCCAATCGGTAAGCGCGGTCATGAGCGCGGCGACGGGGCGCCCAAGGAAGAGGATCATGAGTCCCGAGGCGAAGATTGACCCGAGGAACGGAATAATCACCACGGGCATGAGCCCGCTGAGCCAGCGCGGAGCGTTGAACCGCCCGAGCCACCAGGCGATGAATCCGCCGAGGAAGCCTCCGATGATGCCGCCGATGAACCCCGCGTTCATGGTCACGGCAATTGCTCCGGCGACGAAACCGGGCGCGATCCCCGGACGGTCGGCGATCGCGAACGCGATGAATCCGGCAAGGACGGCGACGATGAACCCCATCGATGTCGACCCGATCATAAAGGCGACCGAACCCAGGTACTGCCCGAGCGGCCCCAGAGACGACGTGATGTCTTCGGTCGGCAGCTGCCACAGCGAGTTCTCGACAATAACCGAGCTCGCGTTCTCGGTCACCTGGTAGCCACCGAGAAGGAATCCGAGTGCAATCAGCAGACCGCCGCCGGCGACGAACGGGATCATGTAGCTGACGCCGGTG contains these protein-coding regions:
- a CDS encoding VOC family protein, which produces MELTATRIITDDVQRLVEFYERITGIRAIWLHELFAELRTDSGTLAFASSATVQFLGDGSAEAGANRSVILDIRVDDVDASYLTLRDVVDVFVNEPTTMPWGNRSLLFRDPDGNLVNVFTPPAH
- a CDS encoding multidrug effflux MFS transporter, producing the protein MNARRTGSEAAESPKRQRGLIVLLGVMAALGPMTVDMYLPALPEITREFGTNEATIQLTLTGSLLGMGVGSLLFGLLSDARGRRMPLIIGLSVHVLFSVASAFAGNVILLIIFRTLQGVGSAAAPSIAMAIVRDISHGRAASVRYSMIMMVSMSAPIVAPLIGSLILLGTDWHGIFIAQGVMSAVLVVLGLLFLPETRPERVPLRESRVFAGAAALFSDRMFVGAALSQMAMMAASFCYISGLSFVAQDWYGVSEQVYGVILAVGAVVMLFMNPLSPLLLRRFMPHKVQIIGLVGALTSATLIMVSAGSLGLVGVTIFAWLCIGFQQLVIPNNQAMGLWDHAPRAGLAAAMIGTAGTIGAAVSAPLLGLAGTDNGFSMGFGMFAFYAVSLAASVFIIGFKNDDLTTRPIPVVR
- a CDS encoding HPr family phosphocarrier protein; protein product: MSERQATVASASGLHARPAKLFVQAVQKTGLPVTISVADGDDLNAGSVLSLMGLGAPRGTVVTLKAEGDGADAALDELVALVETDLDVE
- a CDS encoding PTS fructose transporter subunit IIABC; translation: MSQTITAELVSLDADLGADKKAVISALAARVAAQGRATDADALAADAWEREQKDETGLPGGIAIPHAKSPAVTQASLAFARLAPGIDFGAPDGDADLVFLIAAPDNAAEEHLAVLSKLARHLMKEDFTAALRSAASADDVVAIVSEAIDEQDAAAVAPATEVTQPDGPTIDGHPARIVAVTACATGIAHTFMAADALTAAAAEDGVEFSVEPQGSSGYKALPDDVVDAADAVIFAVDVDVRTPQRFAGKPVIRASVKRGIEQPHKLIQDAVAAASDPNAARVPAASAESRGSSGSSQPAQSVGKRIQRWLLTGVSYMIPFVAGGGLLIALGFLLGGYQVTENASSVIVENSLWQLPTEDITSSLGPLGQYLGSVAFMIGSTSMGFIVAVLAGFIAFAIADRPGIAPGFVAGAIAVTMNAGFIGGIIGGFLGGFIAWWLGRFNAPRWLSGLMPVVIIPFLGSIFASGLMILFLGRPVAALMTALTDWLTGLSQSGAGAVVLGVVLGLMMCFDLGGPVNKAAYVFATTGLAAASTSNFAPYLIMGAVMAAGIVPPLAMALASTVLSRKSFSTVERENGTAAWLLGASFISEGAIPFAAADPFRVIPASMLGGAVTGGLSMALGVQSLAPHGGVFVFFAIHPFWGFTLAIVAGTVVAALVLIALKKWVRKSAPAEAPLDADAALA
- a CDS encoding LacI family DNA-binding transcriptional regulator — protein: MPRHRFTQSDVAAMAGVSQSTVSFVLNDNLPAGVRISDETRSRVLEAIRITGYAANPIAQRLAGGRNQILGVFTYETTFPRGGQDFYGAFLVGIEHAAEKLGVDMLLFTSARVVDGRRRLSRDGWQRLGAADGCLLLGQQEDRGELEHLLDTSYPFVFIGKRESEGRRLPYVGADYVAATMRQVERLAELGHTRIGYAGQQSSDQPTLDRLEGYRSAMRSRGLPLRYVDVHDITAGAEEIAERRLTAMLIAPEIDSDALADALEARGMSVPHTMSLLLLGQPNQLQHRSRRAWSGFVVPREEMGARALVLLSRIVDQESSETRSPEGRMPNPPVLDDADFHQMLDCPDLDGETLAAAPATANTPEGTIRDNA
- a CDS encoding FAD-dependent oxidoreductase: MTTRDISTEVLIVGAGLGGVAAALAAADRGARVVLTEEFPWIGGQLTSQAVPPDEHPWVESFGVTARYRALRDGIRDVYRRRYPLTDGARAKGELNPGAGWVSKLCHEPKIAVGVLEEMLAPYRSNGSVRLLERMRPVGATTDGDAVTSVTLDSETGEPSITVHADYVIDATETGELLPLTGTAYVTGFESRTDTGEPSAPEQAQPDNVQALSVCFAVEHVDGDNTIERPENYDFWREYTPAAWQGNRMLSWTAPNPRTLEIDTRAFEPNPGDDALAVDADQSRNAGDKNLWYFRRIAARDLFEPGFYDSDICLVNWPSIDYFLAPVLDASRDVELEHYAKARQLSLSMLYWMQTEAPRADGGTGFPGLRLRPDVMGSSDGLAQAPYHRESRRIRALTTITENDVSYAVRGDAGATRYADSVGVGMYRVDLHPSTGGDTYIDVASTPFEIPLGALIPQRTTNLLAANKNIGTTHITNGCYRLHPVEWNIGEAAGHLAAYCLDQKTTPHVVHADVTRLSDYQAELDAAGVERHWPEGRTFAY
- a CDS encoding ABC transporter substrate-binding protein, with translation MSNPRSRRRRVPLAVSAGIAATALALSGCSGSGTDAESADGPVDLRMTVWTADEAQLALFQEIADAYVDENPDLVSSVKFEPIPFEDYTTTLTTQLAGDNAPDLAWILESYAPEFVESGALTDIAPTLKDTDGYNYDDLMDSSLELWQKDDGLYAYPFSNSPFAMFVNTDQLEAAGQPNPADLVDSGEWTFDTARDMSAAAAEESGKEGLVVRDFDFKAWEVLASVWGGWQATPWSTDGTTCTFTDPAMVDVMTWIHNAIFEEGAMPGPGTTADFFAGDAAMTITQISRASSLDDSFGWDLVPLPAGPEGKQNVIGQAGIGVFANAAHPTIAADFLAYFTNPENAEKLATYFPPPRESLLNAETLGAANPKLSEEQLQNVVVDGIKDATTKPTHKNFAKLQDAVRQQLDALWTADADVESVLSDTCSAITPLLEG